From one Dyella sp. 2HG41-7 genomic stretch:
- the hrpA gene encoding ATP-dependent RNA helicase HrpA, producing the protein MSNVTPDTPSASPDARLRALRKSLDAVTSRDFGRLLGRWRGLSRRPDAKKLEALAADIAASAARRQLRAQSKPEIRLDESLPITARADEIVKLIREHQIVVIAGETGSGKTTQLPKLCLAAGRGEAGIIGCTQPRRLAARSVARRVAEELGTQVGDKVGFQVRFNDQVSEQSLIKFMTDGILLAETQGDPWLSTYDTLIIDEAHERSLNIDFLLGYLKRLAAKRPELKIIVTSATIDTARFAEHFGDAPVVSVEGRAYPVEVRWRSVDELAARRQQRNTDMQQGSAEHIAAVLDEITHDDPRGDVLVFMPGEREIRDTHLLLSRRQYRETEILPLYARLSATDQDRVFKPGPKRRVVLATNVAETSLTVPRIRYVIDTGTARVKRYSQRSQLERLHVESIAQAAADQRKGRCGRVGPGICYRLYDEADYASRAAYTDPELLRSSLANVILRMLSLQLGDVDAFPFLESPDPRVVADGYRRLAEIGAIDEKRELTSIGRTLARLPIDVQLARMLVQAQTLGSLRELLIIVAFLSIQDPRERPADARQQADAAHAAFADPKSDFVGVLNLWREYDSAHEEFTQSKLRDWCSRHFLSFLRMREWRELHRQLLLVVQELGWKLDATAHSPSPLRGEGRGEGATSRNVSKTQAKISQKHRKGVSSREPQPLTPALSPEGRGSESEAERHYESIHRSLLAGLPTQAGHKDEKGVYRSTRERRFQVFPGSALAKTPPNWIFAAQILDIGGRVWGMMCARVEPLWIEQEAAHLLRSTCRDAHWSRKRGTVVAYEQVSLFGLVLVERRAVTFQHQDPALAHEIFLREALARCDIEARADFVRANQRVLEDAHGIEARQRREGLIRHEDELVDFFRGKLPQEIASTRALDAWYRHARPAEQAALRWSIDDVMVGGAGLDPKAFPAALDIPPQRYRLEYRFVPGDEADGVTLHLPLAMLNALPAARCEWLVPGLLGEKVAELIRGLPKAMRRNFVPAPDFARAFVEAEAPRDESLTKALATFLRRTTGVEIDAADFAHVELAAHFAMRFRLHDEKGRTLATGRDLALLRGQWEGQAREAFSRKTDIELTREDVTSWDFEEIPEQVRSDGGLLAFPALVDLGEAVALRVFERHDEARLAHVKGVERLLRNALGSDIKQARRRLPISNPVSLKYAPLGSVDSLREDVVEGGFDDFLQTQDLNVRSAAAFERLHTHASRELFACAVERLKLAEPIIDAQAEMKPWLQPPLIGFARASYDDLREQLDALLAPGFLRELPTARLAHFPRYLKAMRLRAERLRQDPTKDQQRMLQVMPYWREYLNHRAAGDEGLDELRWLIEEWRVSLFAQELKTAEPVSAKRLAKALEALR; encoded by the coding sequence ATGAGTAACGTGACGCCCGATACCCCCTCCGCTTCGCCCGATGCCCGCCTGCGCGCTCTGCGCAAATCGCTGGACGCGGTAACCAGCCGCGACTTCGGCCGATTGCTTGGCCGCTGGCGCGGACTGTCGCGCCGGCCGGACGCGAAGAAGCTGGAGGCGCTAGCCGCCGATATCGCCGCCTCGGCCGCGCGGAGGCAGCTCCGTGCGCAAAGCAAGCCCGAGATCCGGTTGGACGAATCGCTGCCGATCACCGCGCGCGCCGACGAGATCGTCAAGCTCATACGCGAACATCAAATTGTCGTGATCGCCGGCGAAACGGGCTCCGGCAAAACCACGCAGTTGCCGAAGCTGTGCTTGGCGGCGGGGCGCGGCGAAGCCGGGATCATCGGTTGCACGCAGCCGCGTCGTCTGGCCGCGCGCTCGGTCGCGCGTCGCGTGGCGGAGGAGCTCGGAACACAGGTCGGCGACAAAGTCGGCTTCCAGGTGCGCTTCAACGATCAGGTATCCGAGCAAAGCCTGATCAAGTTTATGACCGACGGCATTCTGTTGGCGGAGACGCAGGGCGATCCGTGGTTATCGACCTACGACACGCTGATCATCGACGAGGCGCACGAACGCAGCCTCAATATCGATTTTCTGCTCGGCTATCTCAAACGCCTCGCGGCCAAGCGGCCGGAGCTGAAGATCATCGTCACCTCGGCCACCATCGATACAGCGCGTTTTGCCGAGCACTTCGGCGACGCGCCGGTCGTTTCGGTGGAAGGGCGCGCGTATCCGGTGGAGGTGCGGTGGCGTTCCGTCGACGAACTGGCCGCGCGCCGGCAGCAGCGCAATACCGATATGCAGCAGGGCAGCGCCGAGCATATCGCCGCGGTGCTGGATGAAATTACGCACGACGATCCGCGCGGCGACGTGCTGGTATTCATGCCCGGCGAGCGCGAGATTCGCGATACGCATTTATTGTTGTCGCGCCGGCAATATCGCGAAACGGAAATTCTGCCGCTGTATGCGCGTCTGTCGGCGACCGATCAGGATCGTGTGTTCAAGCCCGGGCCGAAGCGGCGCGTGGTGCTGGCCACCAACGTCGCCGAAACCTCGCTGACGGTGCCGCGCATTCGCTATGTGATCGATACCGGCACGGCGCGCGTGAAACGCTACAGCCAACGCAGTCAGCTCGAGCGCCTGCATGTGGAGTCGATCGCGCAAGCCGCCGCCGATCAGCGCAAGGGGCGATGCGGCCGTGTCGGACCCGGCATTTGCTATCGCCTTTACGACGAAGCCGATTACGCGTCGCGCGCGGCGTATACCGATCCGGAATTGCTGCGCTCTTCGCTTGCCAACGTCATCCTGCGCATGCTGTCGCTGCAATTGGGCGACGTCGACGCATTTCCATTCCTCGAATCGCCCGATCCGCGCGTCGTCGCGGATGGTTATCGTCGCCTGGCGGAAATCGGCGCGATCGACGAGAAACGCGAGCTCACGTCAATCGGTCGAACGCTCGCCCGTTTGCCGATCGACGTGCAGCTTGCGCGCATGCTGGTGCAGGCGCAGACGTTGGGCAGTCTGCGTGAGTTGTTGATCATCGTGGCGTTCCTCAGCATTCAAGATCCGCGCGAACGCCCGGCGGATGCGCGCCAGCAGGCGGATGCGGCGCATGCGGCGTTTGCCGATCCCAAATCCGACTTTGTGGGTGTTTTGAATCTGTGGCGCGAATACGACAGTGCGCACGAAGAATTCACGCAATCGAAATTGCGCGACTGGTGTTCGCGGCATTTTCTGAGTTTTTTGCGCATGCGCGAATGGCGCGAGTTGCACCGGCAGTTGTTGCTGGTGGTGCAGGAGCTTGGTTGGAAACTGGACGCCACCGCACATTCTCCCTCTCCCCTTCGGGGAGAGGGTCGGGGTGAGGGGGCAACCTCGCGAAATGTTTCAAAGACACAGGCAAAGATTTCGCAGAAGCACCGCAAGGGTGTGAGTTCTCGCGAGCCCCAGCCCCTCACCCCAGCCCTCTCCCCGGAGGGGAGAGGGAGTGAAAGTGAGGCCGAGCGACATTACGAATCGATCCATCGCAGCTTGTTGGCAGGACTGCCCACGCAAGCCGGCCACAAAGACGAAAAAGGAGTTTACCGCAGCACGCGCGAACGCCGTTTCCAAGTGTTTCCCGGTTCGGCGCTCGCCAAAACGCCGCCAAACTGGATCTTCGCCGCGCAAATTCTCGATATCGGCGGTCGCGTGTGGGGCATGATGTGCGCGCGCGTCGAGCCGTTGTGGATCGAACAGGAAGCCGCGCATCTGTTGCGCAGTACATGTCGCGACGCGCATTGGTCGCGCAAGCGCGGCACGGTGGTAGCGTACGAACAAGTGAGCCTGTTTGGACTCGTGCTGGTCGAGCGCCGGGCGGTGACATTCCAGCACCAAGACCCGGCGCTCGCGCACGAGATATTTTTGCGCGAGGCGCTCGCCCGTTGCGATATCGAAGCGCGCGCCGATTTCGTGCGTGCCAACCAGCGCGTGCTGGAAGACGCGCATGGCATCGAAGCGCGTCAGCGGCGCGAAGGGTTGATTCGTCACGAAGACGAACTCGTGGATTTCTTCCGCGGCAAGCTGCCGCAGGAGATCGCCAGCACTCGCGCGCTCGATGCGTGGTATCGCCATGCGCGACCTGCGGAACAGGCGGCGCTGCGTTGGTCGATCGACGATGTGATGGTGGGCGGCGCCGGGCTCGACCCGAAAGCGTTTCCCGCTGCGCTCGATATTCCACCGCAACGCTATCGCCTGGAATACCGCTTTGTGCCCGGCGACGAAGCCGACGGCGTGACCTTGCATTTGCCGTTGGCGATGCTCAATGCGCTGCCAGCAGCACGCTGCGAATGGCTCGTTCCCGGTCTTCTCGGCGAGAAAGTCGCCGAACTGATTCGCGGTCTGCCCAAAGCAATGCGGCGAAATTTTGTGCCTGCGCCGGATTTCGCGCGTGCCTTTGTCGAAGCGGAAGCGCCGCGCGATGAATCGCTAACCAAGGCGCTCGCTACTTTTCTACGTCGGACCACGGGCGTTGAGATCGATGCTGCCGATTTCGCGCACGTTGAATTGGCGGCGCACTTCGCCATGCGTTTCCGCTTGCACGATGAAAAAGGCCGCACGCTCGCGACCGGTCGCGATCTCGCGCTGCTGCGCGGACAGTGGGAAGGGCAGGCGCGCGAGGCGTTCTCGCGCAAGACCGATATCGAACTCACGCGCGAAGATGTCACTAGCTGGGATTTCGAGGAGATTCCCGAGCAAGTGCGTTCCGATGGTGGATTGCTGGCGTTTCCCGCGCTGGTCGATCTTGGCGAAGCGGTCGCGTTGCGCGTCTTCGAACGTCACGACGAAGCGCGCCTTGCGCATGTCAAAGGCGTGGAACGACTGCTGCGAAATGCACTTGGCAGCGACATCAAGCAGGCGCGTCGACGTCTGCCAATCTCCAATCCTGTTTCGTTGAAATATGCGCCGCTCGGCAGCGTCGACAGCTTGCGCGAGGATGTGGTGGAAGGCGGCTTCGACGACTTTCTGCAAACGCAGGACCTCAACGTGCGCAGCGCCGCGGCGTTCGAACGGCTCCACACGCACGCGTCGCGCGAACTGTTTGCATGTGCAGTGGAACGGCTGAAACTTGCCGAACCGATTATCGACGCACAGGCCGAGATGAAACCGTGGCTGCAACCGCCACTGATCGGCTTTGCCCGCGCCAGCTACGACGATCTGCGCGAACAGCTCGATGCGCTGCTTGCACCCGGATTTCTGCGCGAGCTGCCGACGGCCAGACTGGCGCATTTTCCTCGCTATCTGAAAGCGATGCGTCTGCGCGCGGAGCGCTTGCGCCAGGACCCGACCAAAGATCAGCAACGTATGCTGCAGGTGATGCCGTATTGGCGCGAATACCTCAATCATCGCGCTGCCGGCGACGAAGGCTTGGACGAGCTCCGTTGGCTGATCGAGGAATGGCGAGTATCGCTGTTCGCGCAGGAATTGAAGACCGCCGAACCGGTGTCGGCCAAACGATTGGCGAAGGCGCTCGAAGCGCTGCGCTAG
- a CDS encoding bifunctional (p)ppGpp synthetase/guanosine-3',5'-bis(diphosphate) 3'-pyrophosphohydrolase codes for MVHATTTVGHLAAWQSRAGSLPPVLADALSVCAQNGVNERECGDVLDLLAMLGCDAQTQAAGLWFEIARIHPLVWEQRASSLPEELQRLVAGQTAAERVWALHAQRPPEGGSEGLRRLLLAIIRDVRVVFVLLARQLARMRAASSLPEAERQELARLTRDIHAPLANRLGIWQLKWELEDLAFRYLQPDTYRRIAALLDERRGDREEFIREALAELGEAVRMADINADLAGRPKHIYSIWKKMQRKALEFSDLYDIRAVRVLVDSVGDCYAALGIVHALWPHLPGEFDDYVARPKSNGYRSLHTAVIGPHGKTLEVQIRTHEMHRANELGVAAHWRYKEGGSGDADFEAKIAWMRKLLEPRNDDGELAAELQTELLEDRVYVLTPRGEVVDMPHGATVLDFAYHVHTEVGHRCRGAKVNGRIVPMTFQPHSGDRVEILTTKIAEPRRDWLSPHHGYLHTSRARDKVRAWFRRSAHEANLAAGRTMLERELKRLALPDVDIAKLPPLFHLQTQDELLIGLALGEISGGQVARVLQESQQPAETLPSVPVAPVRPTVFDHSAITIEGVGNLLTVLAHCCQPLPGDPVRGFITRTRGISVHRANCASLARLARRDPDRVIDVSWGRASAQAYEVTIQLNGYDRKGLQKDVVGVISNANVGIIASSSRLFARTAEVEMHYTLRVRDFEQLSTLLDRLSALPNVVEARRVGAG; via the coding sequence ATGGTTCACGCCACTACCACCGTAGGACATCTGGCGGCGTGGCAGTCACGGGCTGGCAGCTTGCCCCCGGTACTGGCCGACGCGCTGTCGGTGTGCGCGCAAAACGGCGTCAACGAGCGCGAGTGCGGCGACGTGCTGGATCTGCTGGCCATGCTTGGGTGCGATGCGCAAACCCAGGCAGCCGGATTGTGGTTCGAAATCGCGCGCATACATCCGCTGGTTTGGGAACAGCGCGCGTCGTCCTTGCCCGAAGAGTTGCAGCGCCTGGTCGCCGGCCAGACGGCGGCGGAACGCGTATGGGCGTTGCATGCGCAGCGGCCGCCGGAAGGCGGGTCCGAAGGATTGCGCCGTTTGCTGCTGGCGATCATTCGCGATGTGCGCGTGGTGTTCGTGCTGCTGGCGCGTCAGTTGGCGCGCATGCGCGCCGCGAGCAGCTTGCCCGAAGCGGAGCGTCAGGAACTGGCGCGGCTCACGCGCGATATCCACGCGCCGCTCGCCAACCGACTCGGCATCTGGCAGTTGAAATGGGAGCTGGAAGATCTCGCCTTCCGTTATCTGCAGCCCGATACCTATCGACGCATCGCCGCCTTGCTCGACGAGCGTCGCGGCGATCGCGAGGAATTTATTCGCGAGGCGCTCGCCGAACTGGGCGAGGCCGTGCGCATGGCCGACATCAACGCGGATCTGGCGGGGCGTCCCAAACACATTTATTCGATCTGGAAAAAAATGCAGCGCAAAGCGCTGGAATTTTCCGATCTCTACGACATTCGCGCTGTGCGCGTGCTGGTCGATAGCGTCGGCGATTGTTACGCCGCGCTCGGTATCGTGCATGCGCTGTGGCCGCATTTGCCCGGCGAGTTCGACGATTACGTCGCGCGTCCCAAGAGCAACGGCTACCGTTCGCTGCATACCGCGGTCATCGGCCCGCACGGCAAAACGCTGGAAGTGCAGATACGCACGCACGAGATGCATCGCGCCAACGAGCTGGGCGTCGCCGCGCATTGGCGTTACAAGGAAGGCGGCAGCGGCGATGCGGACTTCGAAGCGAAAATCGCCTGGATGCGCAAGCTGCTCGAACCGCGCAACGACGACGGCGAGCTTGCCGCCGAATTGCAAACCGAGCTGCTCGAAGATCGCGTCTACGTGCTGACGCCGCGCGGCGAAGTGGTCGACATGCCGCACGGCGCCACCGTGCTCGATTTCGCGTATCACGTGCACACGGAAGTCGGTCATCGTTGCCGCGGCGCCAAGGTCAACGGACGCATCGTGCCGATGACGTTTCAACCGCACAGTGGTGATCGCGTGGAGATTCTCACCACCAAAATCGCCGAGCCGCGACGCGACTGGTTGTCGCCGCATCACGGCTATCTGCACACCAGCCGCGCGCGCGACAAAGTGCGGGCATGGTTTCGTCGCAGCGCGCACGAGGCCAATCTCGCGGCCGGTCGCACCATGCTGGAGCGCGAGTTGAAACGGCTGGCGCTACCGGATGTCGATATCGCCAAATTGCCGCCGTTGTTCCATCTGCAAACGCAGGACGAATTGCTGATCGGACTCGCCCTCGGCGAAATCAGCGGCGGGCAGGTGGCGCGCGTGTTGCAGGAGTCGCAGCAACCGGCCGAAACATTGCCCAGCGTGCCCGTGGCGCCGGTGCGACCGACCGTGTTCGATCACAGCGCCATCACAATCGAAGGCGTCGGCAATTTACTTACCGTGCTGGCGCATTGTTGCCAGCCGTTGCCGGGCGATCCGGTGCGGGGGTTCATCACCCGTACGCGCGGCATTTCGGTTCATCGCGCCAACTGCGCCAGCTTGGCGCGACTGGCGCGGCGCGATCCGGATCGAGTGATCGACGTCAGCTGGGGGCGCGCCTCTGCGCAGGCTTACGAGGTGACCATTCAGCTCAACGGCTACGACCGTAAAGGGCTGCAAAAGGATGTGGTGGGCGTGATCAGCAACGCCAACGTCGGCATCATTGCGTCCTCCAGCCGGCTGTTTGCGCGCACTGCCGAGGTGGAAATGCATTACACCCTGCGCGTGCGGGACTTCGAGCAACTTTCCACCTTGCTGGACCGCCTGTCGGCGCTGCCCAATGTGGTGGAGGCGCGAAGGGTGGGGGCGGGCTGA
- the mrcB gene encoding penicillin-binding protein 1B: protein MDFLSRIRSIASAIWPWVRIPFWVCTGLFFGFLLPYSLILNKRVQDRFSDLVFAVPTRVYSQPLRLAPDVPMTPAALEVDLTFSGYVADGRGDVPGSWSKKGNVYFISSRGYAGPDGGELPKHIRVVLGSGIVQSVTDLGAGKSINETHLDPGRIATVYGAKQEDRRFVQLNDVPPLLIGGLQAVEDRDFKHHIGVDFTAILRAAFADLRAGHTVQGASTLTQQLVRNLFLNREQTMGRKLNEALMSILLEMHYSKSRILEAYINEVFLGQQGSQAVHGFAAASEFYFGRRLEYLRPQEIAMLVGLVKGPSQLDPRRYPDRALARRNLVLDQFVTTGLLTPQQAHAAQATPLGVIADGQLPHDRFPAFMELVRQQITNDFDEDTLKQGNLSIFTTLDPATQLYTEQAIDTAIKGLGKRSDDTQAAAVITDSKTGSVLAVVGSKFADEQGFNRALDERRPIGSTIKPFVYLVALTQPDRFNLATPLDDSPISMRQPDGTPWTPHNDDNQSHGMVPMVDALAYSWNLATIHMGLEVGVPRIKAFLDSFGLEPIQPGPSLLIGAIDLAPIQVAQLYQYLASDGHALPLLSVSGVVDGNGHTIKRYEVESGKGEYQPAVRLVTWAMQQVATYGTAHSLAESSLAYLHAAGKTGTSNELRDSWFAGFTGDRLGVFWMGRDDNKPSHLFGATGALRAWQELFRKLPTVPLSAAPGEGLEMAWINPADGKRSDPQCSGAKQVPVIAGTLSTDSEGCFWQKIGNLFGSGQSAQAPSGTAPTNVSTQQ from the coding sequence TTGGACTTTCTGAGCCGAATTCGATCGATCGCAAGCGCTATCTGGCCGTGGGTGCGCATTCCGTTCTGGGTCTGCACGGGTTTGTTTTTCGGGTTTCTGCTCCCGTACTCGCTGATTCTCAATAAACGCGTGCAGGATCGTTTCAGCGATCTGGTCTTCGCCGTTCCGACACGCGTCTATTCGCAGCCTTTGCGGCTTGCGCCGGATGTGCCGATGACACCGGCCGCGCTGGAAGTCGACCTTACGTTCTCCGGCTACGTCGCCGACGGTCGTGGCGATGTGCCGGGCAGCTGGTCGAAGAAGGGCAACGTCTACTTCATTTCGTCGCGCGGCTACGCCGGCCCAGATGGCGGCGAATTGCCCAAGCATATTCGCGTGGTGCTCGGCAGTGGCATCGTGCAGTCGGTGACGGATCTAGGCGCCGGCAAATCCATCAACGAAACGCATCTGGATCCGGGCCGCATCGCCACAGTGTACGGCGCCAAGCAAGAAGATCGTCGCTTCGTGCAATTGAACGACGTGCCGCCCTTGCTGATCGGCGGTTTGCAGGCGGTTGAAGATCGCGATTTCAAGCATCACATCGGCGTGGATTTCACGGCGATTCTTCGCGCGGCGTTCGCCGACCTGCGCGCCGGGCACACGGTGCAAGGTGCGTCCACGCTCACGCAGCAATTGGTGCGCAATCTGTTCTTGAATCGCGAACAGACGATGGGGCGCAAGTTGAACGAAGCGCTGATGTCGATTCTGCTGGAGATGCACTACAGCAAATCGCGCATTCTCGAGGCGTATATCAACGAAGTGTTTCTCGGTCAGCAGGGCAGTCAAGCGGTGCATGGGTTCGCCGCCGCGTCCGAGTTTTATTTCGGTCGCCGACTGGAATATTTGCGTCCGCAGGAAATCGCCATGCTGGTCGGCTTGGTGAAAGGACCGAGCCAGCTCGATCCGCGTCGCTATCCGGATCGCGCGCTGGCGCGCCGCAATCTGGTGCTGGATCAATTTGTGACCACAGGATTGCTGACGCCGCAGCAAGCGCACGCCGCGCAAGCCACGCCGCTCGGTGTGATTGCCGACGGCCAGCTGCCGCACGATCGCTTCCCGGCGTTTATGGAGTTGGTGCGACAGCAGATCACCAACGATTTCGACGAAGACACGCTTAAACAAGGCAATTTGTCGATCTTCACCACGCTCGATCCGGCCACGCAGCTTTACACCGAGCAGGCGATCGATACGGCGATCAAGGGTCTGGGCAAACGCAGCGACGATACGCAGGCCGCCGCGGTGATTACCGATTCCAAAACCGGCAGCGTGCTCGCCGTGGTCGGCAGCAAGTTTGCGGACGAGCAAGGCTTCAATCGCGCCCTGGACGAACGCCGACCGATCGGTTCCACCATCAAGCCGTTCGTCTATCTGGTCGCGCTAACGCAGCCCGATCGATTCAATCTCGCCACACCATTGGACGACTCGCCGATCAGCATGCGCCAACCCGACGGCACGCCGTGGACGCCGCATAACGACGACAACCAAAGCCACGGCATGGTGCCGATGGTGGACGCGCTGGCGTATTCGTGGAATCTCGCCACCATCCATATGGGCCTGGAAGTAGGCGTACCGCGCATCAAGGCGTTTTTGGATTCGTTCGGATTGGAACCGATCCAACCCGGCCCGTCGCTCCTGATTGGCGCGATCGATCTGGCGCCGATCCAGGTAGCGCAGCTCTACCAGTATCTGGCGTCCGACGGACATGCGCTGCCGTTGCTTTCGGTCAGCGGCGTGGTCGACGGCAACGGCCACACGATCAAGCGCTACGAAGTGGAAAGCGGCAAGGGCGAATATCAGCCCGCCGTGCGCCTGGTGACCTGGGCGATGCAGCAAGTGGCGACGTATGGCACAGCGCACTCCTTGGCCGAATCCAGCCTGGCGTATCTGCATGCGGCGGGTAAGACGGGCACCAGCAACGAACTTCGCGACAGCTGGTTCGCGGGCTTTACCGGCGATCGCCTGGGCGTGTTCTGGATGGGACGCGACGACAACAAGCCCAGCCACTTGTTCGGCGCCACCGGCGCGCTGCGTGCGTGGCAGGAATTGTTCCGCAAGCTGCCCACCGTACCGCTGTCCGCAGCGCCCGGCGAAGGCTTGGAAATGGCGTGGATCAATCCTGCCGACGGCAAGCGCAGCGACCCGCAGTGCTCGGGCGCCAAGCAGGTGCCGGTGATTGCCGGTACGCTTTCCACCGATTCGGAAGGGTGTTTCTGGCAAAAAATCGGTAACCTCTTCGGCTCCGGCCAGAGTGCGCAAGCGCCCTCCGGCACCGCCCCCACTAATGTCAGTACCCAACAATGA
- a CDS encoding tetratricopeptide repeat protein: MTMSLRRSLRLIAPFVPVLLLAACAQNSPEADKPSPIKSNAAMVADIQAAGERDKSVINVHPLSDPGIAALQDGAHADIRNGQYPAAATKLDMALKRDPEAPAVLQDRAEVAIYMNDYSLAEKLARQSWTLGSKQGPLCARNWQTVLEIRTRANDSAGVAEASKGLGECHEAGVQRL; encoded by the coding sequence ATGACCATGTCGCTCCGTCGTTCGCTACGCCTTATCGCACCGTTCGTTCCCGTTCTGCTGCTTGCGGCCTGCGCGCAAAATTCGCCGGAAGCGGACAAGCCGTCGCCGATCAAATCCAATGCGGCGATGGTGGCCGACATCCAGGCTGCCGGCGAACGCGATAAATCGGTGATCAATGTGCATCCGTTGAGCGATCCGGGAATCGCCGCGTTGCAAGACGGTGCGCATGCCGATATTCGTAACGGCCAATATCCCGCAGCGGCGACCAAGCTCGATATGGCGTTGAAGCGTGATCCCGAAGCGCCTGCGGTGCTGCAGGATCGTGCGGAAGTGGCGATTTACATGAACGACTATTCGTTGGCCGAGAAATTGGCGCGTCAGTCGTGGACGCTGGGTTCCAAGCAAGGCCCGCTGTGCGCGCGCAACTGGCAAACCGTGCTGGAAATCCGCACACGCGCGAACGATTCCGCCGGTGTCGCTGAAGCGAGCAAAGGTCTGGGCGAATGCCACGAAGCCGGCGTGCAGCGTCTCTGA
- a CDS encoding prephenate dehydrogenase, producing the protein MSHEKPRIGLVGSQGSYGRWLRRFFEDRMGLHVVGRDPSGDTVLTERALIEAVDVLIFCAPIRQTPTVIRHYAKQAAGIGRAQLWMDITSIKVAPVTAMLASHAEVVGLHPMSAAPKSPTLRGRAMVVCEARLDAWRPWLERFLAATEAECVRADADRHDRVMALVQGMVHATHMAQGAVLRDLAPAVGGLDGIRPFSSVGYELDNAVTRRILASNPTIYQDIQFENPYVEPMLERLATHMGALCRLVSRGDDAAREELRKKLLDESRAYVGDQALAEGSYAFERLGYLLADLHEPRYISVFLPLDKPGSLRALLSVFEERDINLDSIHSSRSAEGELLFRIGVDRHCDIAKLSDAMVAIESERIGRVVDAADTNRP; encoded by the coding sequence ATGAGTCACGAAAAACCACGGATTGGACTGGTCGGCAGTCAGGGTTCTTACGGACGCTGGCTCCGTCGATTTTTTGAAGATCGCATGGGTTTGCACGTCGTTGGGCGAGACCCAAGCGGCGATACGGTGCTGACCGAGCGCGCGTTGATCGAAGCGGTCGACGTGTTGATTTTCTGCGCGCCGATTCGTCAAACGCCCACCGTCATCCGCCACTACGCGAAACAGGCTGCGGGTATCGGTCGCGCGCAACTTTGGATGGATATCACGTCCATCAAAGTGGCGCCGGTCACTGCCATGCTGGCGTCGCACGCGGAAGTCGTCGGCTTGCATCCGATGAGCGCCGCGCCCAAGTCGCCCACGTTGCGCGGCCGAGCGATGGTAGTGTGCGAAGCGCGTCTGGATGCATGGCGGCCATGGCTGGAACGTTTTCTTGCCGCGACCGAAGCCGAATGCGTGCGCGCCGATGCGGATCGGCACGATCGCGTCATGGCGCTGGTACAAGGCATGGTGCACGCGACGCATATGGCGCAAGGCGCGGTGTTGCGCGATCTGGCGCCGGCAGTGGGCGGTCTCGACGGCATTCGTCCCTTCAGTTCGGTGGGCTACGAATTGGACAACGCGGTGACGCGCCGCATTCTTGCCAGCAATCCCACCATTTATCAGGACATCCAATTCGAGAACCCGTACGTCGAACCGATGCTGGAGCGATTGGCGACGCATATGGGAGCGTTGTGCCGTCTCGTAAGCAGGGGCGACGATGCGGCGCGAGAAGAATTGCGGAAAAAACTGCTCGATGAAAGCCGCGCCTATGTCGGTGATCAAGCGCTGGCCGAAGGCAGCTACGCGTTCGAACGTCTCGGCTATTTGCTGGCCGATTTGCACGAGCCGCGCTACATCAGCGTGTTTCTTCCGTTGGATAAGCCTGGTTCGTTGCGTGCGTTGTTGTCGGTGTTCGAAGAGCGCGACATAAATCTGGATTCGATCCATTCCTCGCGCAGCGCGGAAGGCGAATTGCTGTTTCGCATCGGCGTCGATCGGCACTGCGATATTGCGAAGCTAAGCGACGCGATGGTCGCGATAGAAAGCGAGCGTATCGGCCGCGTCGTCGACGCGGCCGATACGAACAGGCCCTAG
- a CDS encoding MAPEG family protein, translating to MNVELQMLAWSVVLGLVQVMIAATGMLGQRGLGFAASPRDAGGSLVGVAGRLERARANFMETFALFAAVVLAGYLLQRHTAATVLGAQLYFWARLVYVPVYALGIPYLRTAIWTVSIVGIVMLLTPLF from the coding sequence ATGAACGTCGAATTGCAGATGCTTGCCTGGAGTGTCGTGCTGGGCCTGGTACAAGTCATGATCGCCGCCACCGGCATGCTTGGGCAGCGGGGGTTGGGTTTCGCCGCCAGTCCGCGCGACGCCGGAGGCTCGTTAGTGGGCGTAGCCGGGAGACTGGAGCGCGCACGCGCCAATTTTATGGAGACCTTCGCGCTGTTCGCTGCGGTCGTGCTGGCCGGGTATTTACTGCAACGGCATACCGCGGCGACCGTCCTCGGCGCACAACTTTATTTCTGGGCGCGCCTGGTTTATGTGCCGGTCTACGCGTTGGGCATTCCGTATCTGCGCACGGCGATCTGGACCGTCAGCATCGTCGGCATCGTGATGTTGCTGACGCCGCTGTTCTAG